A region from the Spiroplasma taiwanense CT-1 genome encodes:
- the mnmE gene encoding tRNA uridine-5-carboxymethylaminomethyl(34) synthesis GTPase MnmE, whose product MDLDDVIVACATKISKQAISIVRLSGDDSIKIVNKILKKDLELKNKFQLRKIYDKNNLIDESLILTFIGNKSFTGQTVVEINCHGGILLTNKIISLLIENGARLAKPGEFSQRAYLNGKINLLQAEGINNLIESKNELSLKINALNLEGSSNKKILDLKEKIIDLISKIQTSIDYPDYDDIEGASIQEIKISLKKIENIIFKTIEISKRINTINHGIKTLILGETNVGKSSLLNSLLNDEKAIVTDIEGTTRDIVEGTINFENFTLDLIDSAGIRETNDIVEKIGVKKTISLINNSELIFFIINYDKINMELYDLIKEKKHIVVLNKVETLSTSQINEVEKKFKDIVKISALTNNIEELLTKIEKDFNDSELLENDLPMLTNLYHIEQFKEIFNLIRISLENLEAGFSSELINIELYEILKIINNLLGIFDADDEVIDNIFRKYCLGK is encoded by the coding sequence ATAGATTTAGATGATGTTATAGTAGCTTGTGCAACAAAAATTTCAAAACAAGCAATTTCAATTGTTAGATTATCAGGTGATGATTCCATAAAAATTGTAAATAAAATTTTAAAAAAAGACTTGGAATTAAAAAATAAATTTCAATTAAGAAAAATCTATGATAAAAATAATCTAATCGATGAGTCATTAATATTAACATTTATTGGAAATAAATCATTTACTGGTCAAACAGTTGTAGAAATTAATTGTCATGGTGGAATACTTTTAACTAATAAAATTATTTCATTATTAATTGAAAATGGAGCAAGATTGGCAAAACCAGGGGAATTTTCCCAAAGAGCTTATTTAAATGGAAAAATAAATTTACTTCAAGCAGAGGGAATAAATAATTTAATTGAATCGAAAAATGAATTATCACTTAAAATTAATGCTTTGAACTTAGAAGGAAGTTCTAATAAAAAAATTTTGGATTTAAAAGAAAAGATTATTGACTTAATTTCAAAAATTCAAACTTCTATTGATTATCCAGATTATGATGATATAGAGGGAGCATCAATACAAGAAATTAAAATTAGTTTAAAAAAAATTGAAAATATTATTTTTAAAACAATAGAAATAAGTAAAAGAATAAATACAATTAATCATGGAATAAAAACTTTGATTTTAGGTGAAACAAATGTGGGAAAATCATCATTGTTAAATTCATTGCTAAATGATGAAAAAGCAATTGTTACAGATATTGAAGGCACTACTAGAGATATTGTTGAAGGAACAATTAACTTTGAAAATTTTACATTAGATTTAATTGATTCAGCAGGAATTAGAGAAACGAATGATATCGTTGAAAAAATTGGTGTTAAAAAGACAATTTCTTTAATAAATAATTCAGAACTTATTTTTTTTATAATAAATTATGACAAAATTAATATGGAACTATATGATTTAATTAAGGAGAAAAAACACATTGTAGTTCTTAACAAAGTAGAAACATTAAGTACTTCACAAATTAATGAGGTAGAGAAAAAATTTAAAGATATTGTAAAAATATCAGCATTAACTAATAATATTGAAGAGTTATTAACAAAAATAGAAAAAGACTTTAATGATTCAGAACTATTAGAAAATGATTTACCAATGTTAACAAATTTATATCATATTGAGCAATTTAAAGAAATTTTTAATTTAATAAGAATTTCATTAGAAAATTTAGAAGCAGGATTTTCTAGTGAATTAATAAATATCGAACTATATGAAATATTGAAAATAATTAATAATTTATTAGGAATTTTTGATGCAGATGATGAAGTTATTGATAATATTTTTAGAAAATATTGTCTAGGAAAATAA